A section of the Anabaena cylindrica PCC 7122 genome encodes:
- the lepB gene encoding signal peptidase I: MLPPENNIKETSTSSKTWRAWQENLTLVAIALTLALLIRTFIAEPRLIPSESMYPTLHTGDRLVVEKVSYRFHPPKTGDIVVFKSPPELQRRGYEANQAFIKRVIGMPGEVISVAKGKVYLDGQPLQEEYIAEPPNQPFAPVTVPENEFFVMGDNRNDSNDSRYWGFLPQKNLIGRATFRFWPFDRIGLI, translated from the coding sequence ATGCTTCCCCCTGAAAATAATATTAAAGAAACTTCCACATCTTCAAAAACATGGCGTGCTTGGCAGGAAAATCTCACTTTAGTAGCGATCGCACTAACTTTAGCATTGCTGATTAGGACATTTATCGCCGAACCCCGGTTAATTCCATCAGAATCAATGTACCCCACCTTACACACAGGCGATCGCTTAGTAGTCGAAAAAGTATCCTATCGGTTTCATCCTCCCAAAACTGGTGATATCGTCGTTTTCAAATCACCTCCAGAACTGCAACGTCGGGGATATGAAGCAAACCAAGCTTTTATCAAACGTGTCATTGGGATGCCGGGGGAAGTGATTAGTGTAGCCAAGGGAAAAGTTTACCTCGACGGTCAACCCCTACAAGAAGAGTACATCGCAGAACCGCCAAATCAGCCATTTGCACCCGTGACAGTTCCAGAAAATGAATTTTTTGTCATGGGAGACAACCGAAACGATAGTAATGACTCTCGCTACTGGGGCTTTTTACCCCAAAAAAATCTCATCGGTCGTGCAACTTTTCGCTTCTGGCCTTTCGACCGCATCGGGTTAATTTAG